One segment of Solanum stenotomum isolate F172 chromosome 1, ASM1918654v1, whole genome shotgun sequence DNA contains the following:
- the LOC125868573 gene encoding uncharacterized protein LOC125868573 has product MAATTDFISEINSKSMYWKLKVRIVRLWENTDHDRPDCPFSIEVILMDEKGDRIHASLGRSLFPNFRESIKEMGLYFIKNFVIKPYLKESNDKPIVVFMQLIRSHRFRDQISVKNTRHAFKLYINSSLPQVDEFSSRIKFVLGESSQRLTRISSQRNQSIATELASGNVTVHEIEKLIDCRHQENYYIVAKIIHLEIDCGWYKLKVRVLDDTGTISVMLWDGVATKMIEKSAADLFETTGAANKSAYPMELDNIVDNTYMFKLELQSSNGQGQDEVFKVVTFTDDEDIIEKYRPPPRGETFKDPDFNDNQVSLDDREFMDSTEDTELINVSQTPNKIKKIDAATVDEEDPNSQLSGNKIKRVFKKKKTT; this is encoded by the exons ATGGCCGCTACGACTGATTTCATTAGCGAAATTAACAGCAAGTCAATGTATTGGAAATTAAAAGTTCGTATTGTCAGGCTTTGGGAAAACACGGATCATGATCGACCAGATTGTCCtttttctatcgaggttattcTGATGGATGAAAag GGCGATCGCATTCACGCGAGTCTTGGCAGATCTCTAttcccaaatttcagagaaagtaTTAAGGAAATGGGATTGTACTTTATTAAGAATTTTGTG ATCAAGCCATATTTGAAAGAGTCCAATGACAAGCCTATTGTCGTTTTCATGCAGTTGATTAGATCACATCGATTCAGAG ACCAAATTTCGGTGAAAAACACTAGGCATGCTTTCAAGCTTTATATCAATTCAAGTCTTCCTCAAGTTGATGAATTTTCATCACGAATTAAGTTTGTTCTTGGAGAAAGCTCCCAACGGCTTACACGGATTTCTTCACAAAGGAATCAATCTATTGCTACTGAGTTGGCATCAGGAAATGTTACAGTACATGAGATTGAGAAGTTGATTGACTGTAGGCAT CAAGAGAATTATTATATTGTGGCAAAGATAATTCATCTTGAAATAGACTGTGGATG GTACAAGCTAAAAGTTAGAGTTTTGGATGATACTGGCACAATTTCTGTGATGTTGTGGGATGGGGTAGCAACAAAGATGATTGAAAAATCTGCTGCTGATTTATTTGAG ACTACTGGTGCTGCAAATAAGTCTGCATATCCTATGGAGTTGGACAATATTGTGGACAATACATACATGTTTAAATTGGAATTACAGAGCTCCAATGGTCAAGGTCAAGATgaagtctttaaagttgttaCGTTTACTGATGACGAAGATATTATAGAAAAATACAGGCCTCCACCACGTGGAGAGACATTCAAg GATCCAGATTTCAATGATAACCAAGTCAGTCTTGACGATCGTGAATTCATG gaTTCCACTGAAGATACTGAGTTGATCAATGTCTCACAGACGCCtaacaagataaagaaaattgATGCCGCAACAGTTGATGAAGAAGATCCTAACTCACAGTTGTCAGGAAATAAAATCAAGAGAGtctttaagaagaagaagacaaccTAA